Proteins found in one Sorghum bicolor cultivar BTx623 chromosome 1, Sorghum_bicolor_NCBIv3, whole genome shotgun sequence genomic segment:
- the LOC8084188 gene encoding protein PHLOEM PROTEIN 2-LIKE A10, translated as MDRLVAFSRRRRRWILLAAAGAAAAVGAYKIYHHPAVAERRRRLVRLAAAIAAFADAAASSADAAALVASDLADFVRSDADEVPRSVKQLAKLAASPEVSATVSTLSEAVTSGMLRGAGSGPGSGGTVALSDRLVDKLFSDSGERLASAVAGSFARHLVLAFYSAPSPQGEASSSSPTMWVNVVATGKCRKAISNWVEVFVGTAVREFIDKTIHINTYEQIFEGLTNPRHDAKVKELLVSVCNGAVETLVKTTHHALYNTNGKLDANGSGSGNGNGVGEGWVETVSSTLAVPSNRKFVLDVTGRVTFETVRSFLEFVLWKLQDGARKGSDSVVDSGLHVVRYMSDKSMVIATICITLCLHVLNGTRLLVTA; from the coding sequence ATGGACCGCCTCGTCGCCttctcccgccgccgccgccgctggatCCTCCTCGCCGcggccggcgcggcggcggccgtcGGCGCGTACAAGATCTATCACCATCCGGCCGTCGCGGAGCGTCGCCGCCGCCTCGTgcgcctcgccgccgccatcgCGGCCTTCGCTGACGCCGCCGCGTCGTCCGCCGACGCCGCGGCCCTGGTGGCCTCCGATCTCGCCGACTTCGTCCGGTCCGACGCGGACGAGGTCCCCCGCAGCGTCAAGCAGCTGGCCAAGCTCGCCGCGTCCCCTGAGGTTTCCGCCACCGTCTCCACCCTATCCGAGGCGGTAACCTCCGGGATGCTTCGCGGCGCGGGATCCGGGCCCGGATCCGGCGGTACCGTGGCCCTCTCCGATCGTCTCGTAGACAAGCTGTTCTCCGACTCAGGCGAGCGCCTCGCGTCCGCGGTTGCCGGGAGCTTCGCTCGCCATCTCGTGCTCGCCTTTTACTCCGCTCCTTCACCTCAGGGAGAGGCGTCGTCCTCCTCCCCGACGATGTGGGTCAACGTGGTCGCGACTGGAAAGTGCCGGAAGGCGATAAGCAACTGGGTTGAGGTATTCGTGGGCACTGCTGTGAGGGAGTTCATTGACAAGACCATCCACATCAACACCTACGAGCAGATCTTCGAAGGGCTCACCAATCCGAGACATGATGCCAAGGTCAAGGAATTGCTTGTTTCAGTGTGCAATGGTGCGGTTGAGACTTTGGTGAAGACCACTCACCATGCCCTGTACAATACTAATGGCAAATTGGATGCAAATGGTAGTGGtagtggcaatggcaatggagtTGGAGAAGGGTGGGTGGAGACGGTGTCGAGCACATTGGCAGTTCCTAGCAACAGGAAGTTTGTGCTTGATGTTACAGGGAGGGTCACATTTGAGACAGTGAGATCATTTCTGGAGTTTGTTCTTTGGAAGCTGCAGGATGGGGCAAGGAAGGGCAGTGACTCCGTTGTTGACAGTGGTCTGCACGTCGTGAGGTATATGAGCGATAAGTCCATGGTTATCGCCACGATCTGCATTACATTGTGCTTGCATGTGTTGAATGGGACTAGGCTCTTGGTAACAGCTTGA
- the LOC8084189 gene encoding uncharacterized protein LOC8084189, with protein sequence MSRGSKLRWLWRAPARALGRARDMYVRGLTGCARYVPADAGFGYPVFVPAPLSRSHSADWRGGAGSGADEDLRELVRAASQRRVEQRRAELQAVARSQSMAASLSMARIDEDAPCEFGADAGDGPGALYPRSQSCVGDAAGRRAHAHRRHGKVVALV encoded by the coding sequence ATGAGCCGGGGGAGCAAGCTCCGGTGGCTATGGCGTGCGCCGGCGCGGGCGCTGGGGCGGGCGCGGGACATGTACGTGCGGGGGCTGACGGGGTGCGCGCGCTACGTCCCCGCCGACGCCGGGTTCGGCTACCCCGTGTTCGTGCCGGCGCCGCTGTCGCGGAGCCACAGCGCCGACTGGCGGGGTGGCGCCGGGTCCGGCGCCGACGAGGACCTGCGGGAGCTGGTCCGCGCCGCGTCGCAGCGCCGCGTGGAGCAGCGGCGCGCCGAGCTGCAGGCCGTGGCCAGGAGCCAGAGCATGGCCGCCTCGCTGTCCATGGCGCGGATCGACGAGGACGCGCCGTGCGAGTTCGGGGCCGACGCCGGCGACGGCCCCGGCGCGCtgtacccgaggagccagagctgCGTTGGTGACGCCGCGGGGAGGAGGGCACATGCCCACCGCCGGCACGGGAAGGTGGTGGCCTTGGTCTga